From Halapricum desulfuricans, a single genomic window includes:
- a CDS encoding aspartate kinase — protein MRVVTKFGGTSLGNGDRINRAADSIAKAVEQGHEVAVVASAMGNTTDELIEEIEFETDEADRAQIVSMGERTSVRMLKAALAARDIEAMFLEPGSDQWPIITDEHGEVDVEETTRRAHALAGQLGDVVPVITGFLAEDHQGNVTTLGRGGSDTSAVMLGKYMDADEVVIVTDVEGVMTGDPRVVEGARNVSEITVDELRNLSFRGAEVVAPSALSYKDADLSVRVVHYQHDDLLAGGTTIEGQFESLIDLEETQLACVTIAGRAIRNSPGILGDLASCLGDKEINIEANSSGMDSITFYVAAADADEAEALLHDEVVEDETLSSVTVEDDIAVVRVTGGEFSNENGGVKRVVDPLADAHIELYDVITSATSVSVFVPWDDREQALQLVQKEF, from the coding sequence GTCACGAAGTTCGGCGGAACGAGCCTGGGCAACGGCGACCGGATCAATCGGGCCGCGGACTCGATCGCCAAAGCAGTCGAACAGGGCCACGAGGTGGCGGTAGTCGCCTCGGCGATGGGGAACACGACCGACGAGTTGATCGAGGAGATTGAGTTCGAGACCGACGAGGCGGACCGTGCACAGATCGTCTCGATGGGCGAGCGGACCTCGGTTCGGATGCTCAAGGCGGCACTGGCGGCCCGGGACATCGAGGCGATGTTTCTCGAACCCGGCAGCGATCAGTGGCCGATCATCACCGACGAACACGGCGAGGTCGACGTCGAGGAGACGACCCGCCGAGCGCACGCGCTGGCCGGGCAACTCGGCGACGTGGTCCCGGTGATCACGGGCTTTCTCGCCGAGGACCACCAGGGGAACGTGACGACGCTCGGCCGCGGCGGCAGCGACACCAGCGCCGTCATGCTCGGCAAGTACATGGACGCCGACGAGGTCGTCATCGTCACCGACGTCGAGGGCGTCATGACCGGCGACCCACGCGTCGTCGAAGGCGCACGCAACGTCAGCGAGATCACCGTCGACGAACTCCGGAACCTCTCGTTTCGGGGGGCCGAGGTGGTGGCCCCGTCGGCGCTATCCTACAAGGACGCGGACCTCTCCGTTCGGGTCGTCCACTACCAGCACGACGACCTGCTGGCGGGCGGCACGACCATCGAGGGACAGTTCGAGAGCCTGATCGACCTGGAGGAGACACAACTGGCGTGTGTCACGATCGCCGGTCGAGCGATTCGGAATAGTCCGGGAATCCTGGGCGATCTCGCATCGTGTCTGGGCGACAAAGAAATCAATATCGAGGCCAACTCCTCGGGAATGGACTCGATCACGTTCTACGTTGCCGCCGCCGATGCCGACGAGGCCGAGGCGCTGTTGCACGACGAAGTCGTCGAGGACGAGACGCTCTCGTCGGTGACCGTCGAAGACGACATCGCGGTCGTCCGCGTGACCGGCGGGGAGTTCTCCAACGAGAACGGCGGGGTCAAGCGCGTCGTCGATCCGCTCGCTGACGCCCACATCGAACTGTACGACGTGATCACATCCGCGACGTCGGTGTCGGTGTTCGTGCCATGGGACGACCGCGAACAGGCCCTACAGCTGGTCCAGAAAGAGTTTTGA
- a CDS encoding 23S rRNA (uridine(2552)-2'-O)-methyltransferase, whose translation MTGRDMYYNKAKQEGYRARSAYKLKQLDETAGLLGEGNTVIDLGAAPGGWLQVAAERVGPDGSVVGVDRQRIDELDDPGAAVEYVRGDMTEDATNAEIRERLGADDGTGGPADLVMSDMAPNVTGEYELDHARSVHLARQAFEVALDLLDSGGDFVAKVFDGQDLDDFEADVEREFEYARRVRPDATRDESSEVYLVGKGRLTAPVREGDTREVEIVDTGRDGDGIAKVDGFTVFVAGVEEGETATIRIDDVKPRYAFAQPVE comes from the coding sequence ATGACCGGACGAGATATGTACTACAACAAGGCCAAACAGGAGGGGTATCGCGCCCGGTCGGCCTACAAGCTCAAGCAACTCGACGAGACTGCGGGGCTGCTCGGCGAGGGCAACACCGTGATCGACCTCGGTGCCGCGCCCGGCGGGTGGCTCCAGGTCGCCGCCGAGCGAGTCGGCCCCGACGGGAGCGTCGTCGGCGTCGACCGCCAGCGGATCGACGAGCTGGACGATCCGGGCGCGGCCGTCGAATACGTCCGCGGGGACATGACCGAAGACGCGACGAACGCCGAAATTCGGGAGCGACTCGGCGCCGACGACGGGACCGGTGGCCCGGCCGATCTGGTCATGTCGGACATGGCCCCGAACGTCACCGGGGAGTACGAACTCGATCACGCCCGGTCGGTCCATCTGGCGCGTCAGGCGTTCGAGGTCGCGCTCGATCTGCTCGATTCCGGCGGGGACTTCGTCGCGAAGGTCTTCGACGGACAGGATCTGGACGACTTCGAAGCCGACGTCGAGCGGGAGTTCGAGTACGCTCGCCGGGTCCGTCCGGACGCCACCCGTGACGAGTCCTCGGAGGTCTATCTCGTCGGCAAAGGACGGCTCACCGCGCCGGTTCGGGAAGGCGACACGCGAGAGGTCGAGATCGTCGACACCGGCCGCGACGGGGACGGCATCGCCAAGGTAGACGGGTTCACGGTCTTCGTCGCCGGCGTCGAGGAGGGCGAGACCGCGACCATCCGGATCGACGACGTGAAACCGCGCTACGCCTTCGCCCAGCCGGTCGAGTAG
- a CDS encoding helix-turn-helix domain-containing protein — protein MTTTEFINPTAAKIVLAAQRGDSINRISNKIGTSYSWVYDWIDRLDAKEIISNTDNGIRVRDYEMRRRYEEMMGTLYTRDKVSQEDAYVIPHFAGMEFAYTEIDAAYVWTHGGFQIARAHDDYPVFIEVHERDIDRWIEFFERFGVDTTVDERPDAADVDGSVHYVLFPQTDDIEIEWVDGNPVIPLDDAVSQMMETRPAYEPALEMIADEHDVDINASHHDQMTTD, from the coding sequence ATGACGACGACCGAATTCATAAATCCCACCGCTGCGAAGATCGTCTTGGCGGCCCAGCGTGGGGATTCTATCAACCGAATCTCGAATAAGATCGGGACGTCGTATTCGTGGGTCTACGACTGGATCGACCGATTAGACGCCAAAGAGATTATCTCGAATACAGATAACGGAATCCGAGTTCGTGACTACGAGATGCGACGGCGCTACGAGGAGATGATGGGGACGTTGTACACCCGCGACAAAGTTTCACAGGAGGATGCGTACGTGATCCCCCACTTCGCCGGGATGGAGTTCGCCTACACGGAGATCGATGCCGCCTACGTCTGGACGCACGGCGGATTCCAGATCGCCAGAGCCCACGACGACTACCCCGTATTTATCGAGGTTCACGAGCGCGACATCGATCGGTGGATCGAGTTCTTCGAGCGGTTCGGGGTCGACACGACCGTGGATGAACGTCCGGACGCGGCCGATGTTGATGGAAGCGTCCACTACGTCTTGTTCCCGCAGACAGATGACATTGAGATCGAGTGGGTCGACGGCAACCCCGTGATTCCGTTGGACGACGCGGTCAGTCAGATGATGGAGACCCGTCCGGCGTACGAGCCGGCGTTGGAGATGATCGCCGACGAGCACGACGTGGACATCAACGCGAGTCACCACGACCAGATGACTACTGACTGA